One window from the genome of Oryza glaberrima chromosome 3, OglaRS2, whole genome shotgun sequence encodes:
- the LOC127767986 gene encoding K(+) efflux antiporter 5 isoform X1, whose amino-acid sequence MAPAAAGRVPLSRRRSTAALLLVALALVLGVQLRSAAARPDKEMREKFYGKLVTNGSGNATGDGSIAEMFGRVLDKEFSDSDTPEAPDKSSFNNSISDHQAVLETVAVITHDKKKNDSEQANSSKPFQIGDMFGGQNENSDDLETVIDKEDNVFVMSNRKTKYPTLQLDLRLIKDLVVIIVSATAGGIIFSCLGQPVIVGYLLAGSLVGPGGLNFISEMVQVETFAQFGVVFLLFALGLEFSLTKLKAVGPVAVIGGLLQIVLFMFLCGLTAALCGAKPSEGVFVGAFLSMSSTAVVSKFLVEKGSTNALHGQVTIGTLILQDCAVGLLFALLPVLGGASGIFGGVMSMAKLLLVLSVFITVAYMMTWSFVPRFLKLMIQLSSQTNELYQLASVAFCLLLAWCSDYLGLSLELGSFLAGVMISTTDFAHHTLEQVEPIRNLFAALFLASIGMLIHVKFLWNHVDILLAAVILVIIVKSVVVTVVVKAFGYSIRTAFVVGLSLAQIGEFAFVLLSRASHLHLVGGKMYLLLLGTTALSLVTTPLIFKLIPVVMHLGILMRWFPSESSMQNELPLQDKATMLEAYNRSL is encoded by the exons ATGGCCCCGGCGGCCGCGGGACGGGTACCCTTGTCTCGCCggcgctccaccgccgcgctgctcctGGTGGCCCTCGCGCTCGTCCTCGGGGTGCAGCTCCGttccgccgcggcgaggcccgACAAGGAGATGCGGGAGAAGTTCTACGGGAAActggtcaccaacggctcgggCAACGCCACCGGGGACGGCAGCATCGCCGAGATGTTCGGCCGCGTGCTCGACAAGGAGTTCTCCGATAGCGACACCCCCGAGG CACCAGACAAGAGTAGCTTCAACAACAGCATCTCAGATCATCAA GCTGTTCTGGAGACTGTAGCTGTCATTACACATGATAAAAAGAAGAATGATTCAGAGCAGGCAAA TTCTTCAAAACCTTTTCAAATAGGTGACATGTTTGGAGGTCAGAATGAAAATTCTGATGACTTGGAAACTGTAATAGATAAGGAG GATAATGTTTTTGTTATGTCAAATCGTAAAACAAAGTATCCGACACTTCAACTAGATTTAAG ATTGATTAAAGATCTAGTAGTTATAATTGTTTCAGCTACTGCTGGTGGTATCATATTCTCTTGTTTGGGGCAGCCG GTTATTGTTGGCTATCTACTGGCCGGTTCTCTCGTTGGACCTGGAGGCTTGAACTTTATCAGTGAAATGGTTCAG GTGGAGACTTTTGCGCAGTTCGGTGTGGTGTTTCTTCTATTCGCTCTTGGCCTTGAGTTTTCACTGACAAAG TTGAAAGCGGTTGGACCTGTCGCTGTAATTGGTGGTCTACTGCAGATTGTTCTGTTCATGTTCTTGTGTGGCCTAACTGCTGCG TTGTGTGGTGCTAAACcatcggagggagtatttgttggTGCTTTCTTGTCAATGTCATCTACTGCAGTG GTTTCTAAGTTTCTAGTGGAGAAAGGTAGCACCAATGCGCTTCATGGTCAAGTTACAATTGGTACACTTATTCTTCAG GACTGTGCCGTTGGACTATTATTTGCTCTCCTTCCAGTTCTGGGTGGTGCTAGTGGCATTTTTGGAGGCGTGATGTCAATGGCTAAACT GCTGCTTGTATTATCCGTATTTATAACTGTTGCATATATGATGACTTGGTCATTTGTTCCTCGATTCTTGAAACTGATGATTCAGCTATCATCGCAG ACAAATGAACTCTATCAGTTGGCTTCTGTTGCTTTCTGCTTGCTGCTAGCCTGG TGTAGTGATTATCTTGGATTGAGTCTTGAACTAGGCTCATTTCTTGCTGGCGTTATGATCTCAACCACAGATTTTGCTCATCATACTTTGGAGCAG GTGGAGCCAATTCGTAACTTATTTGCAGCACTCTTCCTTGCAAGCATCGGCATGCTCATACATGTCAAGTTCTTGTGGAATCATGTTGACATATTGCTTGCAGCTGTTATACTGGTTATAATAGTTAAGAGCGTAGTCGTAACAGTTGTGGTGAAAGCATTTGGATACAGCATCAGAACAGCTTTTGTT GTTGGGCTATCATTAGCACAGATAGGAGAGTTTGCATTTGTGCTTCTTAGCCGTGCTTCGCATCTTCATCTTGTTGGG GGAAAAATGTATCTATTATTACTGGGAACAACTGCACTTAGCTTG GTTACAACTCCTCTCATTTTCAAACTAATTCCTGTGGTAATGCACCTTGGTATTCTTATGCGCTGGTTCCCCTCGGAAAGCAGTATGCAGAATGAG CTACCTTTACAGGATAAAGCAACCATGCTTGAAGCCTACAACAGATCACTCTAA
- the LOC127767986 gene encoding K(+) efflux antiporter 5 isoform X2 — protein MAPAAAGRVPLSRRRSTAALLLVALALVLGVQLRSAAARPDKEMREKFYGKLVTNGSGNATGDGSIAEMFGRVLDKEFSDSDTPEAPDKSSFNNSISDHQAVLETVAVITHDKKKNDSEQANSSKPFQIGDMFGGQNENSDDLETVIDKEDNVFVMSNRKTKYPTLQLDLRLIKDLVVIIVSATAGGIIFSCLGQPVIVGYLLAGSLVGPGGLNFISEMVQVETFAQFGVVFLLFALGLEFSLTKLKAVGPVAVIGGLLQIVLFMFLCGLTAALCGAKPSEGVFVGAFLSMSSTAVVSKFLVEKGSTNALHGQVTIGTLILQDCAVGLLFALLPVLGGASGIFGGVMSMAKLLLVLSVFITVAYMMTWSFVPRFLKLMIQLSSQTNELYQLASVAFCLLLAWCSDYLGLSLELGSFLAGVMISTTDFAHHTLEQVEPIRNLFAALFLASIGMLIHVKFLWNHVDILLAAVILVIIVKSVVVTVVVKAFGYSIRTAFVVGLSLAQIGEFAFVLLSRASHLHLVGGKMYLLLLGTTALSLVTTPLIFKLIPVVMHLGILMRWFPSESSMQNEDKATMLEAYNRSL, from the exons ATGGCCCCGGCGGCCGCGGGACGGGTACCCTTGTCTCGCCggcgctccaccgccgcgctgctcctGGTGGCCCTCGCGCTCGTCCTCGGGGTGCAGCTCCGttccgccgcggcgaggcccgACAAGGAGATGCGGGAGAAGTTCTACGGGAAActggtcaccaacggctcgggCAACGCCACCGGGGACGGCAGCATCGCCGAGATGTTCGGCCGCGTGCTCGACAAGGAGTTCTCCGATAGCGACACCCCCGAGG CACCAGACAAGAGTAGCTTCAACAACAGCATCTCAGATCATCAA GCTGTTCTGGAGACTGTAGCTGTCATTACACATGATAAAAAGAAGAATGATTCAGAGCAGGCAAA TTCTTCAAAACCTTTTCAAATAGGTGACATGTTTGGAGGTCAGAATGAAAATTCTGATGACTTGGAAACTGTAATAGATAAGGAG GATAATGTTTTTGTTATGTCAAATCGTAAAACAAAGTATCCGACACTTCAACTAGATTTAAG ATTGATTAAAGATCTAGTAGTTATAATTGTTTCAGCTACTGCTGGTGGTATCATATTCTCTTGTTTGGGGCAGCCG GTTATTGTTGGCTATCTACTGGCCGGTTCTCTCGTTGGACCTGGAGGCTTGAACTTTATCAGTGAAATGGTTCAG GTGGAGACTTTTGCGCAGTTCGGTGTGGTGTTTCTTCTATTCGCTCTTGGCCTTGAGTTTTCACTGACAAAG TTGAAAGCGGTTGGACCTGTCGCTGTAATTGGTGGTCTACTGCAGATTGTTCTGTTCATGTTCTTGTGTGGCCTAACTGCTGCG TTGTGTGGTGCTAAACcatcggagggagtatttgttggTGCTTTCTTGTCAATGTCATCTACTGCAGTG GTTTCTAAGTTTCTAGTGGAGAAAGGTAGCACCAATGCGCTTCATGGTCAAGTTACAATTGGTACACTTATTCTTCAG GACTGTGCCGTTGGACTATTATTTGCTCTCCTTCCAGTTCTGGGTGGTGCTAGTGGCATTTTTGGAGGCGTGATGTCAATGGCTAAACT GCTGCTTGTATTATCCGTATTTATAACTGTTGCATATATGATGACTTGGTCATTTGTTCCTCGATTCTTGAAACTGATGATTCAGCTATCATCGCAG ACAAATGAACTCTATCAGTTGGCTTCTGTTGCTTTCTGCTTGCTGCTAGCCTGG TGTAGTGATTATCTTGGATTGAGTCTTGAACTAGGCTCATTTCTTGCTGGCGTTATGATCTCAACCACAGATTTTGCTCATCATACTTTGGAGCAG GTGGAGCCAATTCGTAACTTATTTGCAGCACTCTTCCTTGCAAGCATCGGCATGCTCATACATGTCAAGTTCTTGTGGAATCATGTTGACATATTGCTTGCAGCTGTTATACTGGTTATAATAGTTAAGAGCGTAGTCGTAACAGTTGTGGTGAAAGCATTTGGATACAGCATCAGAACAGCTTTTGTT GTTGGGCTATCATTAGCACAGATAGGAGAGTTTGCATTTGTGCTTCTTAGCCGTGCTTCGCATCTTCATCTTGTTGGG GGAAAAATGTATCTATTATTACTGGGAACAACTGCACTTAGCTTG GTTACAACTCCTCTCATTTTCAAACTAATTCCTGTGGTAATGCACCTTGGTATTCTTATGCGCTGGTTCCCCTCGGAAAGCAGTATGCAGAATGAG GATAAAGCAACCATGCTTGAAGCCTACAACAGATCACTCTAA